The Gopherus evgoodei ecotype Sinaloan lineage unplaced genomic scaffold, rGopEvg1_v1.p scaffold_37_arrow_ctg1, whole genome shotgun sequence genomic interval AACCACAAGGTGGAGCATGATGGGACTTGTGCTAACATGAAGCAAAGCATGATGGGAGTCGTGCTAACATGAAGCGACGCATGATAGGAGTCAAGCCAACCCTGCCAGGCCTCACCACGTCAAAAACATGCTTCCATCCCGGAGCGCGTCTGGCGCCTTCTAACCCACAATGCTTTGCACCGGGCCGGGATAATCAGCAGCCAGCTCCCTACCATGcagctcctcttctctccctgtgctccatgctgccccctgctgtctgtctgtcccttccTGCTCTCCCAAGGGGTGCCCCAGTGCTGTTGATCTTTGGGggtcggggcagggcaggggtgcagaaagcggggagaagggggagggggacagaggatgTGTGTCAAACTCCCCGCTTTCTTCCTTTGCAGCTGCCTCCGTTCTAACCAAACAGCCTATTTTCCTTCTTCAGGTGCcaattttccttgtgttaattGAATGCCTCTAATTTTGGTtgggtctttttgtttgtttttttcttatctatttaatttattttggagGGGGCAGGATTATAAAACTATAATTGTTATAATTGTGCAAATAGAAAAAACCCCCAACCCTTTTTCTcagtccctccccgccccccctcccctcgTGGCTacctctctcttttatttcctGTCACAttgtttctttcccttccttcccccggGATCTTGAGGGGGGCGCCTCTGTTTTTTCCACAAGGGATTTGTTAGTCATTGACAGCAGCTGTGTATATTTCAGGCCAGGCCCGGGCTGTCTTTACTCAGTTGGGTGAGCAGTTATTCACTAGTTTATTATTATAGCAATGCCTGGAGGTCTCAGCCAAGATCTagcgccccctcccccatccccccttctactgggtgctgcacagacagagaACGAGGttgcccccctgccccaaagagctttctgAAGCAGCCAAGAAAAGGGGCACAGGCCCATTCTGATTCATTTGCTCTatgtccccccccccatacacacacaccccacccggTTTACAGCATCACCAGCCCTAAACGGTCAAAAACCCAGACCCCCAAAGGCGAGATCAGCTTAGAAATCATTCAATTTTAAAACCAGAGGGAATCCTGGCTCTGCCTAGCTGCCGTCAGCTTCGGGAGCCTCCCCGCTTCCGGGGCTTGTTTCTCTGCAGCCATAAGGGCTACACATCGAGGGGCAGATTCTCCGCTGGGGCTGGGGCACTCTGAGCTGTCAGGCCAGCCAATGTGACAGGGGCTGCCCCGGGGCTTTTCAGAGCTACACCCCTAGAGCTAGAGAGCTCACTGGCCTGGCCACAACAGACTCAGCCCTTAGCAGAGCGGCACGGGGGAACCCGTCGCCCTCAGCCAGCACCTGTCTGGACCAGCCGACAATCTCGCCCCAAGTTTTCCATATTTTTTATTTACCCATCGTCACGGGAGCCGGGCTAGGGTTAAGCCCCAGGTCTCATGCGGCTCCGTTGGCAGCAAGGCAGTTCGTGCCCGCCCACCTCCAACCCCACAACATCCCCAAGGAGGGGCACCACTTTGCCTCCCGCCCTGGCACAAACACGTGTGGCTGGAGATTTCTACCAGGCTGCTACGGCCTGTGTCACTAAGGCCCCTGCTGAGCGGATCGGCGGATGTTAATTTCCGGCTGGAGCTGTTTTTTCTCCTTCCCAAGCACTATTTTTAACTCACTTCCTCCTGTATTTAATAtccctccccccggccccagtCCCCTTTCCACAAGTTTGCCAGCTTGGCATTAGTGCTGCAGCAGGATGCCGAGGAGGCCAGGCCCAGGCCAGCCCTCAGGGCTCCCATCGAGCAAGGCAGGGGGCCACCTTGCTCCGCACCGCCTTAGCCCCGTGCCCTTCCGGAGCCATCCCCAGGCGGGAGTTCAGCTGGGCTGGCTGTCAGCATCGCCCCACAGAATTTGCCGCCAACGGCCGCGTTCCCCTGCACTGGGGAGAACGGCCAATCTCAGAGCCAACAGGTGAGGGGCAATGAGGGGATGAGAGTCAGACTTTAGCACTGCTAGATTGTCAGTctgtccatccccacacacactcctctgtctgtccagccagccccttcagccagccagccagacccatacacacccctctgtctgtccatccagccccatatacacccctctgtctgcccatccAACCCTATGCACACcgctctgtctgtccatccagccccatgcacacccctctgtctctccatccagctccatacacacccctctgtcCAGCCAACCCCATGCATActcctctgtctgtccatccagccccatatacacccctctgtctgtccattcagccccatacacacccctctgtcAGCCAGCCCCATGCATACCCTCTGTCTGCCCATCCAGCCCTATGCACACcgctctgtctgtccatccagccccaggcccacccctctgtctgtccatccagccccatatacatccctctgtctgtccatccagccccatgcACACCCCTCTATCTGCCCATCCAGCCCTATGCacacccctctgtctgtccatccagccccttcAGCCAGCCCACCAgacccatacacacccctctgtctgtccgtccagccccaTGCACACCCCTCTgtttctccagccagccccatacacacccctctgtctgtccagccagccccatgcacaCCCTTCTGTCTGTCCAGCCAGCCCTATGCACACCCCTCTGTCCAGCCAGCCCTATGCACACCCCTCTGTCCAGCCAACCCTATACACACCCCTCTGTCTGTCCTTCCAGCCCCATGCACacccctgtctgtccatccagccccatgcACACTCCTCTGTCTGTCCTTCcagccccatacacacccctctgtctgtccatccagccccatgcACACCCCTCTGTTtgtccagccagccccatacacacccttctgtctgtccagccagccccatgcacacccttctgtctgtccatccagccccatgcACACCCTTCTGTCTGTCCAGCCAGCCCTATGCACACCCCTCTGTCCAGCCAACCCTATACACACCCCTCTGTCTGTCCTTCCAGCCCCATGCACacccctgtctgtccatccagccccatgcACACTCCTCTGTCTGTCCTTCcagccccatacacacccctctgtctgtccttccagccccatgcacacccctgtctgtccatccagccccatgaACACCCCTCTGTTTGTCCATCCAGCTCCATGCACAccgctccagccagccccatataCACCCCTCTGTCTGACCATCCATCCCCTCGATCCAgtcagccagccagtcccatacacacccctctgtctgtccatccagcctcTCGATCCAGCCAACCAGCCCCATATAcaccctctgtctgtccatccagctcctcgatccagccagccagccccatagaCACCCTCTGTCTGTCCATACAGCCCCATGTACACcactctatccatccatccatccatccattcctcaTACACACCTCCACATCCGTCCATCCAGCCCCATGCACACCCCTCTATCCACCcagccccatacacacccctctgtccatccagccccatgcacacccctccctccagccagccagccagcgagCCCCATGCACATCCCTCTATCCACCCAGCCCCATACATACCCCTtggtctgtccatccagccccatacACACTCCTCTGTCCACCCACCCATCTGCATACACATCCctttatccatccatcccctgtatccattcatccatccccaGGTGCACCCACCCATTcatcccatacacacccctctatccagcCAGCCTCATAAACTCCCTCTGTAGCCTCAAACACCCCTTCTCTGCATCTACTCAGCCCCATACACAGTGCTCTGTCTATCCTCACACATGGCTGGTATCCATCTGTCTATCCCCTTTCACCCCCTCTGTCTACCCAGCCCCATACAGCCCGCTGTCCATCTGTCAGGCAGCAGTAACTTCTGGTGGGGTACAGTTCCCAAGGAGTCAGGAGCATAAGCCCAGCCCAGGCCCAACTCCTCAGACACcccccctcgctcctccccctctgtcCTTCAGGTCACGTCTCACACCCAGGCTTGAATACACGTGTAGCTAAGGAGCCCCTGGCAGGTTGGGGTGTGAACCCCGGTGTCCATCCTGGCCAAACGCCAACCTGGAGAATTCCCTCCTCTCTGCCTGAACTGTGCTGAAAGCTAGCATCAGACAAAGAGGGATGAAAAGTGGttccccctagaggggaaagtcccataacccattccctgcccccaagccagccagtcccctgccctggggtcaCATCAGatccagtgccccctagaggggaaagaccccatgtcccattccctgcccccctgagccagccagtcccctgccctggggtcacatcagagccagtgccccctagaggggaaaggccccatgtcccattccctgccccgctgagccagccagtcccctgccctaggGTCAGATTGGctccagcgccccctagagggaaaaggccccgtgtcccattccctgcccccctgagccagccagtcccctgccctggggacaGATTGGAtccagcaccccctagaggggaaaggccctgtcacggagtcaccgggcgatgctctggaactgctccccaccaagccagtcaggactttggggagcctcctctcctttggagcagacttgttcagggcaagaagctcacacgtcttcacctcttgggtctctccttggagcattcagcatcctctgcccctccgtgcgcttcccacagcgagtccaccccagcagggtcctggggaagccaccgggtcctgcacccccactttccagtcagacgtgactcttagccagccagtaaaacagaggtttattgaatgacaggaacagggtctaaaacagagcttgtaggtacagagaaccggacccctcgcctgggtccattctgggggtcagtgagccagacccccacgtctgccctcagccagctccacactaaccacccctcccagcccctcctgtctgctcagcccctttcccgggccaggaggtcacctgatccctttgtctccaacaccttcagctggcacctttgcagaggaggggcccaggccatcagttgctaggagacagagtgccaggcatttaggtgcactggccctttgctctgccagatacttaagaactgctatggggacactgaggcaccaacacagtattcagagaaaacattaagaactttcccagttcgtcacaggccccatgtcccattccctgccccccagagccgcCCTGGGGTCAGATTGAAGCCagaccccactctgcccccacagAGGAGGAAGTTTCTATTCAAAATGTAGTTAAAAAACAAGGCCATTTGTATTTAGTCAGAGGCACAGCTCGGCACAGTGCCGTGACTGGTGCAGCTCACACTGCCTCCTGGATTTTGGTGGAGCTGTGTGCTGCTTCCCCAAGCTCTTCAGTGGACCAAGCAGACATTGGAGGGCTCTGTGGGCTCTGAGCTAGGAGGGCACCAGTCCACTGCAACCAGGATCAAGAgggaagtgtggtctagtggcgAGAGCACTGCACGGAGGCGCAGAAGATATTTCTGGCTATTCTGGATGAGCTGGGAGgcgttgcttccctgctctgtgcctcagtttcccactggTATACTGGGGGTATGGAGTGTTAGAATGCTGACCAGGGATTATCGTCACAAGGTGGCGGCATCAGAGAGCAAGGAGCAGATGGAGTGTGGTCAAGGTGCtgtggggctagggtgaccagatgtcccgattttatagggacagtctcgattttttgggtctttttcttgtataggctcctattaccccctaccctcgtcccgatttttcacctttgctgtctggtcaccctaagtggggCGTGGGAGGGCTGTGTCTGAgcaggggatgtggggcaggCCCGTCAATCAGGACAGAAACAATCCTGGTTTACGAAGCACAGAGGGTTTTCCTCAGTGGGGTAGGAGCTTTCAGAGACGATGAGAAAGGGAGCTGGGATTCCCAGCGCATCTGGGAGTGAGAGACAGGGGCTTTGAGACAGGGTCTTAGGGGAGTGATGGGTCTGTGCCTACAAACTGTGTGGAGCACAGCtgaatgggggcggggagggtgggGATAGATAGGCAGTGGGGGgtgtatggagagagagaggtggataatccagggccgcccagagggggaggcaagtggggcaatttgccccgggccctgcaggtgCCCCCACATGAGTTTTTTGGGGACCCTGGAGTgagatccttcactcgctccgggggccccggataATTCTCGCAGGGCCCGGTTCCacgaaaactctcgcggggcctgggCTCCTGGAGCATCTTCcacggcaattcagcggcagggggtcctttcgctccgggacccgccactgaagtgccccaaagacccgcagtcgagggtcctggggcagaaggaccctccCGCAGCAGTGCCGGGTCTTTGATGGCAGTTCCTGCCGAAGatcctaggccccctgaatcctctgggcagccctggtataATCCACAGCgcccccacatcttgaatattccCTGCAGTTCCGGTCACCCCATTGCAAAAAAAGATACATGAggactggaaaaagtacagagaagggcaacaaaattgatcagggggatggaacagcttccgtatgagaagaAAGTAAAAACACTGGGAGTGTCCATCCTACAAAAGAGACGACTACAGGGAGCATATGATAGAGGGCTGTAAAATCATGGCTAGTTTGGAGACAGTGACTCGGGAAATGTTACTTTCCCCTTCACGTAGCACAAAAGCCAGGGCTCACACGacgaaatgaacaggcagcaggtttaaaacaaccctAAGTACGTCTGCAAGCACAgcccagtcagcctgtggaacgcACTGCTGGGGTTGTTGGGAAGGCCAAATCGATTGGAGgtgttcctggaggataggtccatcaatggctattagccaagctaGCCAGGGacgcagccccatgctctgagtgtctctaAGTAAGCTTTTaatggccagaagctgggactggatgacagggatgagtcacttgataattgccctgttctgttagttccctttgaagcacctggactCAGCCtctctcagaagacaggacactgggctagctggaccattgggctgacccagcatggctgttcttatgggatagatagatagatagacagaaggggtggatggggatagatagatagatagatagatagatagatagatagatctgatCATCTACTCAGACCTCCTGCATGATTCAGACCAGGGAATACACCCATTTAGATCTAGGGTGATGAGTGGGCTGGTATTGACAAGAGAGGATTGGTGTCACCTTGAAGCTAAGCAACAGAAGATCAGCAGTTGAGGGTGGGGGCGGATGCAGGGCTGATGAggtagggggaaggggaagccGATACAAATTACCGGGGACTAGTGGTCTGAaagggggcctggggcccagcttccccagttTTGTCTGTTTAGCCGGGGGCCAGGAAaaattttttcaccagggcccaaACCCACTCTCAGCGGCCCTGGGCAGATGTCTGTGGGCCACCTGAGCCTCTTAGTTCAGCCGAGATCCCAGAATCCTGATTCCTTTGACTGATCGATCAATCTGTCTGTCCCCATACACCCTCTCTagctatctatctgtctatccccatacaccccctctatctaactgcctatccccatacacatctatctatctatctatctatctatctatctatctatctatctatctatctatctatctatctatctatctatccccagatacaaccatccatctgtccatccctaTCTATTTCCTACTGTCCTTTCTGTTCCTGGGGTGCTCAGAGTTttgcatttggtttttttttttaattcttataaTTTTGGGTTGTTGCAACgtttcttattattttattatttatatgggGGGGGCGCGTGTCTTGATGTTTCTCTTTCCAAGGGCATCGctgctggagaaaaaaaaaaacattgaatccCAAAAGCAAATCAAACCTGATTTATAAAATCCTCCACCAAAACCCCACcacatgtttctctctctctctttgcctaaAAGAAGCAACAATTTTACCAATTAAAAAGGGCGGGGGCGGGCTCTGAAAAAACGGAGGTCGGAATGGTGGGGCGGGAAAAGTTGCGGTAAAGAAAAGGTTtctttggggcgggggggaaaagCAATTtaatctcttctctctttttttttccttcttcccttgcactttttttttcaatctattttttttcttctttcttccgaTGCTTAAAGTAGAAGTGGAACAAAAAGGTAAACAGAACATTACCACTGACCCCCTAAACCTAACACCTTGTTATATTCTCTGTGGCCATATGAAATGTGAACTGCATCTCCTCTGATCCTACCCTGGTCCCTCTTTTCCTAACTTACCTTTTTCCTCCcagacccttccccctccccctcctcctccccccccaattttctctctctggtcTTGTTAATTCCAATTGGCCTCCCAAGCTAAAATACAGGCCCTTTCGCCACCTGCCCGATGCAAAACACAGGCCAACCAGCTCCAACCTGGAAAGGATTTTTGTAACCAAACTGGAATCCAAAGTCTGATCCATGATTCCTTGGCTCGTCTGCTTGtgggtggctgggggggggcaacCATTAATGTCTGCTCGACTTTTTACCTCCTTCAGGGGAACTAGTCATGGGGGCTTCCTCTCCGTCTTTCTTTAATCATTCAACTGAGTTTCTCTGCTCCTCTGTTCATGTTTCCATGGCAACCAGTCGGGTATCTACCTCAGTCACCagctttctctttctcctcttgaTTTCGGTTCTGTCTCTTTTTTATGATTATGATTTCCTAATtccttctttcccccctcccttaacacgggatttttaaaaaagtgcttaATATGAGCGGGGAGGGAGCTGACAGGTCAGATGGGCTTAttgattggtttaaaaaaaaattccgtCCATTTGAATTCAATCGGCAAATTCCCTTTTTGACTCCCTCTCCTTCGTGGCCAGGCGTTTGGCCAAGGGAGGGGTGGATCTCCACGGATTTGGGTGCTTACATTGGTTCAGCATGGGCATGCAGCTATCCCTATTTGGGACAGCGTGTGACCCTATGCGCAAATCCCCATGAAGTCAACGGGACTTTC includes:
- the LOC115642108 gene encoding DNA-directed RNA polymerase II subunit RPB1-like; its protein translation is MHTLCLPIQPYAHRSVCPSSPRPTPLSVHPAPYTSLCLSIQPHAHPSICPSSPMHTPLSVHPAPSASPPDPYTPLCLSVQPHAHPSVSPASPIHTPLSVQPAPCTPFCLSSQPYAHPSVQPALCTPLCPANPIHTPLSVLPAPCTPLSVHPAPCTLLCLSFQPHTHPSVCPSSPMHTPLFVQPAPYTPFCLSSQPHAHPSVCPSSPMHTLLSVQPALCTPLCPANPIHTPLSVLPAPCTPLSVHPAPCTLLCLSFQPHTHPSVCPSSPMHTPVCPSSPMNTPLFVHPAPCTPLQPAPYTPLCLTIHPLDPVSQPVPYTPLCLSIQPLDPANQPHIHPLSVHPAPRSSQPAP